In a single window of the Rhineura floridana isolate rRhiFlo1 chromosome 3, rRhiFlo1.hap2, whole genome shotgun sequence genome:
- the LOC133381829 gene encoding zinc finger protein 850-like has product MEKKVKERQTHTGDKPYKCLECGKNFRWSSTLTLHQRSHTGDKPHNCLECGKSFSRSSTLSSHQRIHTGDKPYKCLECGKSFNWSSTLTLHQRSHTGDKPYTCLECGKSFCRSSTLTLHQRTHTEDKPYQCLECGKSFCQSGQLTSHHKTHTGDKPYKCFVCGKSFRWSSALTVHQRSHTGDKPYQCLECGKRFSQSGQLTSHHKTHTGDKPYKCFECGKSFRWRSALTIHQRTHTGDKPYKCLECGKSFSDSSTLTLHQRTHTGDKPYKCFECGKSFSQSGTLSIHERTHTGDKPYQCLECGKSFSQSGNLSIHERTHTGDKPYKCLECAKSFSHRSHLTSHQKTHTGDKPHKCFECGKTFCQRSNFTSHRRCHTGDKPYKCLECGKSFRQSGTLTLHQRYHTGDKPYKCLECGKSFSHRSHLTLHHKTHTGEKPHKCCECGKTFSHSSTLTSHRRTHTGEKPYKCLECGKSFSRSSTLTSHQRIHTGDKPYKCLECGKIFSWSSNLTSHQRYHTGDKPYQCLECGKSFCQSGQLTSHHKTHTGDKSYKCLECGKSFRWSSALMMHQRTHTGDKPYTCLECGKSFSDSSTLTFHRTTHTGEKPYKCLECGKSFSQSGHLTLHQRTHTGKKPYTCL; this is encoded by the coding sequence atggagaaAAAAGTAAAGGAGAGacaaactcacacaggagacaaaccttataaatgcttggagtgtggaaagaacttcagatggagtagcacccttactttgcatcaaagatctcatacaggggacaaacctcacaattgcttggagtgtggaaagagcttcagtcggagtagcactCTTagttctcatcaaagaattcacacaggggacaaaccttataaatgcttggagtgtggaaagagcttcaattggagtagcacccttactttgcatcaaagatctcatacaggggacaaaccttatacatgcttggagtgtggaaagagcttctgtcgaagtagcacccttactttgcatcaaagaactcacacagaggacaaaccttatcaatgcttggagtgtggaaagagcttctgtcagagtggccagcttacttcgcatcacaaaactcacacaggagacaaaccttataaatgctttgtatgtggaaaaagcttcagatggAGTAGTGCCCTTACggtgcatcaaagaagtcacacaggggacaaaccttatcaatgtttggagtgtggaaagaggttcagtcagagtggccagcttacttcgcatcacaaaactcacacaggggacaaaccttataaatgcttcgagtgtggaaaaagcttcagatggCGTAGTGCCCTTACaatacatcaaagaactcacacaggggacaaaccttataaatgcttggagtgtggaaagagcttcagtgacagtagcacccttactttgcatcaaagaactcacacaggggacaaaccttataaatgcttcgagtgtggaaagagcttcagtcagagtggcacccttagtatacatgaaagaactcatacaggggacaaaccgtatcaatgcttggagtgtggaaagagcttcagtcagagtggcaaccttagtatacatgaaagaactcacacaggggacaaaccttataaatgtttagaGTGtgcaaagagcttcagtcacagaagccaccttacttcgcatcagaaaactcatacaggggacaaacctcataaatgctttgagtgtggaaagaccttctgTCAGAGGAGCAACTTTACTTCACATCGaagatgtcacacaggggacaaaccttataaatgcttggagtgtggaaagtcctTCCGTCAGAGTGgaacccttactttgcatcaaagatatcacacaggggacaaaccttataaatgcttggagtgtggaaagagcttcagtcacagaagccaccttactttgcatcacaaaactcatacaggggagaaacctcatAAATGTtgtgagtgtggaaagaccttcagtcacagtagcacccttacttcgcatcgaagaactcacacaggggaaaaaccttataaatgcttggagtgtggaaagagcttcagtcggagtagcacccttacttcgcatcaaagaattcacacaggggacaaaccttataaatgcttggagtgtggaaagatcttcagttggagtagcaaccttacttcgcatcaaagatatcacacaggagacaaaccttatcaatgcttggagtgtggaaagagcttctgtcagagtggccaacttacttcacatcacaaaactcacacaggggacaaatcttataaatgcttggagtgtggaaaaagctttagaTGGAGTAGCGCCCTTAtgatgcatcaaagaactcacacaggggacaaaccttatacatgcttggagtgtggaaagagcttcagtgacagtagcacccttactttccATCGAacaactcacacaggggagaaaccttataaatgcttggagtgtggaaagagctttagtcagagtggccaccttactttgcatcaaagaacacatacagggaagaaaccttatacatgcttgtag